The following are from one region of the Arcobacter defluvii genome:
- a CDS encoding c-type cytochrome: MSKIVFLFFLSILNVIAQETVTTNESIPNLDINNSFITKYEYGKMLYNNPRGIGCNSCHGDDARGKKIVEFKHQPEYEKKVYNCSLVAPDIKDIDYETFSTKVNSKKNPNFKFDKEQVCDKLIYYANVMPTYFLVEEEIEAIYYYIKNLKK; encoded by the coding sequence ATGTCAAAAATTGTTTTTTTATTTTTTTTATCAATTCTAAATGTAATAGCACAAGAAACTGTAACAACAAATGAATCTATACCAAATTTGGATATTAATAATTCATTTATTACAAAATATGAATATGGAAAAATGCTTTATAATAATCCTAGAGGAATAGGGTGTAATAGTTGTCATGGAGATGATGCAAGAGGTAAAAAAATTGTAGAATTTAAACATCAACCAGAATATGAAAAAAAAGTTTATAATTGTAGTTTAGTTGCACCTGATATAAAAGATATAGATTATGAAACTTTTTCTACAAAAGTTAACTCTAAAAAAAATCCAAATTTTAAATTTGATAAAGAACAAGTTTGCGATAAACTAATTTATTATGCAAATGTAATGCCTACATATTTTTTAGTTGAAGAAGAAATAGAAGCAATTTATTACTATATAAAAAATTTAAAAAAATAA
- a CDS encoding phospholipase A, which yields MKKFLSLLICSFCLAEDINNIYEEAKKQEELGNYKEAMLLYKKAATLNISKEDTYLFNLKKNHENEEDRTYTTMKKEFYLKQIDRLDDEETEKSLEQLITKDFNLYPYKKNYLLPVNYSFNDIEGRKNTETTFQISLEKPISYNFFGLDESISAAYTQKSFWQTTKDSSPFRETNYEPEIFVTLPYKETSILKAYKFSLLHASNGKNEEESRSWNRLYLEGYFQFSNLFLIPRIWYRIPEEKGSDDNSDIEDYYGYGDLTLFFAYKKHTFELLLRNNLKLNDSNKGAVELNWTFPLPEFLSTKNTYGLLQLFSGYGNNLIDYDREINKIGIGIVFSR from the coding sequence ATGAAAAAATTTTTATCCTTATTGATATGTAGTTTTTGTTTAGCAGAAGATATAAATAATATCTATGAAGAAGCAAAAAAGCAAGAAGAGTTAGGAAATTATAAAGAAGCTATGCTTTTATACAAAAAAGCTGCAACATTAAACATTTCAAAAGAAGATACATATCTATTTAATCTAAAAAAAAATCATGAAAATGAAGAAGATAGAACTTATACTACAATGAAAAAAGAGTTTTACCTAAAACAAATAGATAGATTAGATGATGAAGAGACTGAAAAAAGTTTAGAACAACTTATAACTAAAGATTTTAATTTATATCCTTATAAAAAGAATTATTTATTGCCAGTAAATTATAGCTTCAATGATATTGAAGGTAGAAAAAATACAGAAACAACTTTTCAAATAAGTCTTGAGAAACCTATTTCTTACAATTTTTTTGGTTTAGATGAATCAATTAGTGCAGCTTATACACAAAAATCTTTTTGGCAAACAACAAAAGATTCTTCCCCTTTTAGAGAAACTAACTACGAACCAGAGATTTTTGTAACATTACCATATAAAGAAACTTCTATTTTAAAAGCTTATAAATTTTCTTTATTACATGCTTCAAATGGTAAAAATGAAGAAGAATCAAGATCTTGGAATAGATTATATCTTGAAGGATATTTTCAATTTTCTAATTTATTCTTAATTCCAAGAATTTGGTATAGAATTCCAGAAGAAAAAGGAAGTGATGATAATTCAGATATAGAGGATTATTATGGATATGGAGATTTGACTTTATTTTTTGCTTATAAAAAACATACATTTGAACTTTTATTAAGAAATAATTTAAAATTAAATGACTCAAATAAAGGTGCTGTTGAGCTAAATTGGACATTCCCTCTTCCTGAATTTTTATCAACAAAAAACACTTATGGTCTTTTACAACTATTTTCAGGTTATGGGAATAATCTAATTGATTATGATAGAGAAATAAATAAAATTGGAATAGGAATAGTTTTTTCTAGATAA
- the rpe gene encoding ribulose-phosphate 3-epimerase, protein MLVAPSILSADFGNLANEIKAICDGGCDLIHVDVMDGHFVPNMTIGPVVVNPVAKVATKPLDIHLMVEDNTFFVELFAPCKPEYISFHIESEKHPHRLIQKIRDYGIKPAIVLNPHSTPESIEYLLEDLDMVLLMSVNPGFGGQKFIPSVIEKAKKLKEIINKRNPNCLIEVDGGVNDKNIYDLKEAGVDVVVAGSYVFGNDDYSKAIKSLQV, encoded by the coding sequence ATGCTTGTTGCACCTTCTATATTATCTGCAGATTTTGGAAATTTAGCAAATGAAATAAAAGCTATTTGTGATGGTGGATGTGATTTAATTCACGTTGATGTAATGGATGGACATTTTGTTCCTAATATGACAATTGGTCCAGTTGTAGTAAATCCTGTTGCTAAAGTAGCAACAAAACCACTGGATATACATTTAATGGTTGAAGATAATACATTTTTCGTAGAACTTTTTGCACCTTGCAAACCAGAATATATCTCTTTCCATATTGAGAGTGAAAAACACCCTCATAGACTTATACAAAAAATAAGAGATTATGGAATAAAACCGGCTATTGTTTTAAATCCTCATTCAACACCTGAATCAATAGAGTATTTATTAGAAGATTTAGATATGGTTTTATTAATGTCTGTAAATCCAGGTTTTGGAGGACAAAAATTTATTCCTTCAGTTATTGAAAAAGCAAAGAAATTAAAAGAGATAATAAACAAAAGAAATCCTAACTGTCTAATTGAAGTTGATGGTGGAGTTAATGATAAAAATATTTATGATTTAAAAGAAGCTGGAGTTGATGTTGTTGTTGCTGGATCTTATGTATTTGGGAATGATGATTATAGTAAAGCTATAAAAAGTTTGCAGGTGTAA
- a CDS encoding phosphoribosylanthranilate isomerase: MRVKICGITNLQDALEAINAGASALGFVFYKKSPRYIEPLKAKEIAEKLPPFVQTVGLFVNETEEFINEVCNDAKMQLAQIIDDFDVLNYEKISSKYIKVIRAKDKKDLLNLNKEYYLVDAFVDSFGGEGKRIALDWFESIDCSKFILAGGLTTENLKEINGFGFYGVDVSSGVESEVKGIKDRQKMIDFVKEANEIK, encoded by the coding sequence ATGAGAGTAAAAATTTGTGGAATAACAAATCTGCAAGATGCACTAGAAGCAATAAATGCTGGTGCAAGTGCATTAGGTTTTGTATTTTATAAAAAATCACCAAGATATATTGAACCTTTAAAAGCAAAAGAGATTGCTGAAAAACTTCCTCCTTTTGTTCAAACGGTTGGTTTATTTGTAAATGAAACAGAAGAATTTATCAATGAAGTTTGTAATGATGCAAAAATGCAATTAGCTCAGATTATAGATGATTTTGATGTTTTAAATTATGAAAAAATTTCTTCTAAATATATAAAAGTAATTAGAGCTAAAGATAAAAAAGATTTATTGAATTTAAATAAAGAATATTATTTAGTTGATGCTTTTGTTGATAGTTTTGGTGGTGAAGGTAAAAGAATAGCCCTTGATTGGTTTGAAAGTATTGATTGCTCTAAATTTATACTTGCTGGTGGATTAACAACTGAAAATTTAAAAGAGATAAATGGTTTTGGTTTTTATGGTGTTGATGTAAGTTCTGGTGTAGAATCAGAAGTTAAAGGAATAAAAGATAGACAAAAAATGATTGATTTTGTAAAAGAGGCAAATGAAATCAAATAA
- a CDS encoding 3'-5' exonuclease: MKSNKRIIPKSQIKLQNILQRLLKEPILYTEFFELLEKASDTIYENPELEFELLISNGLPLDFDDKYVFLRTTKTLINEQVFCIVDIETNGGSAKKGYQIIELGAVKYKNGEIIDKFDSLVYAKEIPPYVQEVTKITPNMLENAPRLEKVLQDFKIFLGDDVFVAHDIKFDYTFISDSFEKYNLGKLLNRKLCTIDLTKRTIQSEKYGLSSLKEVLNINVDNHHRAYYDALTTAIVFQKSLENIDKNKIKTVEELINFSKSDNIINNQQKKD, encoded by the coding sequence ATGAAATCAAATAAAAGGATTATTCCTAAATCTCAAATAAAATTACAAAATATTTTACAAAGATTATTAAAAGAACCTATTTTGTATACTGAGTTTTTTGAATTATTAGAAAAAGCTAGTGATACAATATATGAAAATCCTGAATTAGAATTTGAATTACTTATATCAAATGGTTTGCCATTAGATTTTGATGATAAATATGTATTTCTAAGAACAACAAAAACTCTTATAAATGAACAAGTTTTTTGTATAGTTGATATAGAAACAAATGGTGGGAGTGCAAAAAAAGGTTATCAAATTATTGAATTGGGAGCTGTAAAATATAAAAATGGAGAAATTATTGATAAATTTGATTCTTTAGTTTATGCAAAAGAGATTCCTCCTTATGTTCAGGAAGTTACAAAAATTACTCCAAATATGTTAGAAAATGCTCCAAGATTAGAAAAAGTTTTACAAGATTTTAAGATTTTTTTAGGAGATGATGTTTTTGTTGCACATGATATTAAATTTGATTATACATTTATTTCTGATTCTTTTGAAAAATATAATTTAGGAAAATTATTGAATAGAAAACTTTGTACTATTGATTTAACAAAAAGAACTATTCAATCTGAAAAATATGGATTAAGTTCTTTAAAAGAAGTTTTAAATATTAATGTTGATAATCATCATAGAGCTTATTATGATGCTTTAACTACAGCAATTGTTTTCCAAAAAAGTTTAGAGAATATAGATAAAAATAAAATAAAAACTGTAGAAGAGTTAATTAATTTTTCAAAAAGTGATAATATAATTAATAATCAGCAAAAAAAGGATTAG
- a CDS encoding HD domain-containing protein produces the protein MFSQDNYTEILEFATLAHGEQKTPKELPYLFHITCVAMEVINACEKSKLDEKKADLAISCALLHDIIEDTKITYDELYVKFGPLIADGVEALTKNKTLTSKQEQMRDSIERLLTQPYEIQIVKLADRIVNLAIPPKHWSNEKIKDYQKEASFILSCLGNSNIYLAKRLEKKIEEYKKYIKND, from the coding sequence GTGTTTTCACAAGATAATTATACTGAAATTTTAGAGTTTGCTACTTTGGCACATGGTGAACAAAAAACGCCAAAAGAATTACCTTATCTTTTTCATATAACATGTGTTGCAATGGAAGTTATTAATGCTTGTGAAAAATCAAAGTTAGATGAGAAAAAAGCAGATTTAGCAATAAGTTGTGCATTATTGCATGATATTATTGAAGATACAAAGATTACTTATGATGAATTATATGTGAAGTTTGGTCCTTTGATTGCAGATGGTGTTGAAGCATTAACTAAAAATAAAACATTAACGTCAAAACAAGAACAAATGAGAGATAGTATTGAGCGATTACTTACTCAACCTTATGAAATTCAAATAGTTAAACTTGCTGATAGAATAGTAAATTTAGCTATTCCTCCAAAACATTGGAGTAATGAAAAAATTAAAGATTATCAAAAAGAAGCAAGTTTTATTTTATCATGTTTAGGAAATTCAAATATCTATTTAGCAAAAAGATTAGAAAAAAAAATTGAAGAGTATAAAAAGTATATAAAAAATGATTAA
- a CDS encoding 2-oxoacid:acceptor oxidoreductase family protein, which translates to MAANRTLMRFTGVGGQGVLLAGAIFAAAKINNGGYGLKTATYTSQVRGGPTVVDITLQDEEILYPYANDGEIDFMLSVAQVSYNQFKKGVKEGGVIVVEPNLVTPTEEDRKKWKIYEIPIITIAKEEVGNVITQSVLALAMANYFTGETVPNEILRKTMLSKVPEKVHEINNKAFDLGLKYAKEAAEKSA; encoded by the coding sequence ATGGCAGCAAATAGAACATTAATGAGATTTACAGGTGTTGGTGGACAAGGTGTACTTCTTGCAGGTGCGATTTTCGCAGCTGCAAAAATCAATAACGGTGGATATGGATTAAAAACTGCTACTTATACTTCTCAAGTAAGAGGTGGTCCAACTGTTGTTGATATTACTTTACAAGATGAAGAAATTTTATATCCTTATGCAAATGATGGAGAAATTGATTTTATGTTATCAGTTGCACAAGTTTCATATAATCAATTTAAAAAAGGTGTAAAAGAAGGTGGAGTTATAGTTGTTGAACCAAATCTAGTAACACCAACTGAAGAAGATAGAAAAAAATGGAAAATCTATGAGATTCCAATTATTACTATTGCAAAAGAAGAAGTTGGAAATGTTATTACTCAATCAGTTTTAGCACTTGCAATGGCTAATTATTTTACTGGTGAAACTGTACCAAATGAAATATTAAGAAAAACTATGCTTTCAAAAGTACCTGAAAAAGTACATGAAATCAATAATAAAGCTTTTGATTTAGGTTTAAAATACGCTAAAGAAGCAGCTGAGAAATCTGCATAA
- a CDS encoding 2-oxoglutarate ferredoxin oxidoreductase subunit beta: MAFNYDEYLRTDKMPTLWCWGCGDGVILKAVIRAIEKLEWNMDDVCVVSGIGCSGRFSSYINCNTVHTTHGRTLAYATGIKLANPDKKVIVVGGDGDGLAIGGNHTIHASRRNIDLNYIIINNFIYGLTNSQTSPTTPQGMWTVTMSRGNIDPTFDACKLVEAAGASFVARETMIDPKKLEKTLVKAFEHKGFSFIEVFSNCHVNLGRKNKMATAMANLEWIDSISMSKTKFDKLEPEEQKGIFPTGILKQDTEAMEYCEAYEKVKEAQKNKTMVQL; this comes from the coding sequence ATGGCTTTTAATTACGATGAATATTTAAGAACAGACAAAATGCCAACATTATGGTGTTGGGGATGTGGTGATGGAGTTATTTTAAAAGCTGTTATTAGAGCCATTGAAAAACTTGAATGGAATATGGATGATGTTTGTGTTGTTTCAGGAATTGGATGTTCTGGAAGATTTTCTTCATACATTAACTGTAATACTGTTCACACAACTCACGGAAGAACTTTAGCTTATGCAACTGGAATTAAACTAGCAAATCCAGACAAAAAAGTTATTGTTGTTGGTGGAGATGGTGATGGTCTTGCAATTGGTGGAAATCATACAATTCATGCTTCAAGAAGAAATATTGACTTAAATTATATTATTATCAATAACTTTATTTATGGATTAACAAACTCTCAAACAAGTCCTACAACTCCTCAAGGAATGTGGACAGTAACAATGAGTAGAGGAAATATTGACCCTACTTTTGATGCTTGTAAACTAGTTGAAGCTGCAGGTGCTTCATTTGTTGCAAGAGAGACAATGATTGATCCTAAAAAACTTGAAAAAACTTTAGTTAAAGCTTTTGAACACAAAGGATTCTCATTTATTGAAGTATTCTCTAACTGTCACGTTAACTTAGGAAGAAAAAATAAAATGGCAACAGCTATGGCAAACTTAGAATGGATTGATTCTATTTCTATGTCAAAAACTAAATTTGATAAATTAGAGCCAGAAGAGCAAAAAGGAATTTTCCCTACTGGTATTTTAAAACAAGATACAGAAGCTATGGAATATTGTGAAGCTTATGAAAAAGTAAAAGAAGCTCAAAAAAATAAAACTATGGTTCAATTATAA
- a CDS encoding 2-oxoglutarate synthase subunit alpha translates to MSREVISTGNELAAKAAIDSGCEFFGGYPITPSSEIMHVLSSALPARGGVSIQMEDEISGICTALGAAMSGKRAMTATSGPGISLKAENLGVGYISEVPLVVVNVMRGGPSTGLPTRVAQGDILQAKNPTHGDVKSITLVPGNLSECYTETVRAFNLADRFMQPVFVLLDETIGHMSGKAIIPELEEIEKSKIVRKRFDGDKKDYKPYGVESDEPAVLNPMFEGYRYHFTGLHHGPTGHPTEDAEVCDALMKRLFKKVDAHLDELELNEEYMLDDADIMIIAYGSVSLGVTEAINRLRKEGIKVGMFRPLTIWPSPAKRINELMKKFDKVLVAELNMGQFVEEVQRVSGRSDFDTLFKANGRPLSPLEIIEKVKGM, encoded by the coding sequence ATGTCAAGAGAAGTAATTTCAACAGGAAATGAACTTGCAGCAAAAGCTGCAATTGATTCAGGTTGTGAGTTTTTTGGTGGTTATCCAATTACTCCTTCAAGTGAAATAATGCATGTACTTTCTTCTGCGTTACCTGCGCGAGGTGGAGTTTCTATTCAAATGGAAGATGAGATTTCTGGTATTTGCACAGCTTTAGGTGCTGCAATGTCAGGGAAAAGAGCAATGACTGCAACTTCAGGACCTGGTATCTCTTTAAAAGCAGAGAATTTAGGTGTTGGATATATTTCAGAAGTTCCTTTAGTTGTTGTAAACGTTATGAGAGGTGGTCCATCAACTGGTCTTCCTACAAGAGTTGCTCAAGGTGATATTTTACAAGCTAAAAATCCAACTCATGGTGATGTTAAATCTATTACTTTAGTTCCAGGAAATTTAAGTGAATGCTATACAGAAACTGTAAGAGCATTTAATTTAGCTGATAGATTTATGCAACCTGTTTTTGTTTTATTAGATGAAACTATTGGACATATGAGTGGAAAAGCTATAATTCCAGAATTAGAAGAAATTGAAAAAAGTAAAATTGTAAGAAAAAGATTTGATGGTGATAAAAAAGATTATAAACCTTATGGTGTTGAGTCAGATGAACCTGCAGTTTTAAATCCAATGTTTGAAGGTTATAGATATCACTTTACAGGACTTCATCATGGACCTACAGGTCATCCAACTGAAGATGCTGAAGTTTGTGATGCATTAATGAAAAGATTATTCAAAAAAGTTGATGCACATTTAGATGAATTAGAATTAAATGAAGAATATATGTTAGATGATGCTGATATTATGATTATTGCTTATGGTTCAGTTTCATTAGGTGTTACAGAAGCTATTAATAGATTAAGAAAAGAAGGTATCAAAGTTGGTATGTTCAGACCATTAACTATTTGGCCAAGCCCAGCAAAAAGAATCAATGAATTAATGAAAAAATTTGACAAAGTATTAGTTGCTGAGTTAAATATGGGTCAATTTGTAGAAGAAGTACAAAGAGTATCTGGAAGATCTGATTTTGATACTTTATTCAAAGCAAATGGAAGACCTTTATCTCCACTAGAAATTATTGAAAAAGTGAAAGGAATGTAA
- a CDS encoding 4Fe-4S dicluster domain-containing protein, whose product MSNMEAPANTPVWVNEARCKACDKCVSVCPAGVLAMRQEVHSTLGSMIKVVHPESCIGCMDCELTCPDFAIYVADKKEFKFAKLSSDAKERKEKIVKNNYRILDEDL is encoded by the coding sequence ATGTCTAATATGGAAGCTCCTGCAAATACTCCTGTATGGGTAAATGAAGCTAGATGTAAGGCATGTGATAAGTGCGTTTCAGTTTGTCCAGCCGGTGTACTTGCGATGAGACAAGAAGTTCATTCTACTTTAGGTTCAATGATAAAAGTTGTTCATCCAGAATCATGTATTGGTTGTATGGACTGTGAATTAACATGTCCAGATTTTGCAATTTACGTTGCTGATAAAAAAGAGTTCAAATTTGCAAAATTATCAAGTGATGCAAAAGAAAGAAAAGAAAAAATAGTTAAAAATAACTATAGAATATTAGATGAAGATTTGTAA
- a CDS encoding tRNA1(Val) (adenine(37)-N6)-methyltransferase: protein MVLYQPKNGYCYNSDTHFLFYFICENFKKYKNIKGELLDIGSGSGILGLLVSNEYRKLNLNQCEIQEMFQFFSTKNAQINQINTKMYIGSYDQISFEKKFEICISNPPFYHCDVIKSENKSLKIARYNDSLPLEKLIKRSYEILKEDGKFFFCYDSKQINEILLLLNKYKFNLEALQFVHPKVSKDATLVLIYAKKNSKTLTKIMNPLVVFDENNSFTKEVESIYEKSSTYSIKADFE from the coding sequence TTGGTTTTATATCAGCCTAAAAATGGTTATTGCTATAACAGTGATACTCATTTTTTGTTTTATTTTATTTGTGAAAATTTTAAAAAATATAAAAATATAAAAGGTGAGCTTTTAGATATTGGTAGTGGTAGTGGAATTTTAGGTTTATTAGTTTCCAATGAATATAGAAAATTGAATTTAAATCAGTGTGAAATTCAAGAAATGTTTCAATTTTTCTCAACTAAAAATGCACAGATTAATCAAATTAATACAAAAATGTATATTGGTTCATATGATCAGATAAGTTTTGAAAAAAAGTTTGAAATCTGTATTTCAAACCCACCTTTTTATCACTGTGATGTAATTAAAAGTGAAAATAAATCTTTAAAAATTGCAAGATACAATGACTCTTTACCTTTAGAAAAATTAATTAAAAGAAGTTATGAGATTTTAAAAGAAGATGGAAAATTCTTTTTTTGTTATGATTCTAAACAAATAAATGAAATATTATTGTTATTAAATAAATATAAATTTAATCTTGAAGCTTTACAATTTGTACATCCAAAAGTTTCAAAAGATGCAACTTTAGTTTTGATTTATGCAAAAAAGAATTCAAAAACATTAACCAAAATTATGAATCCTTTAGTTGTTTTTGATGAGAATAATAGTTTTACAAAAGAAGTAGAATCAATATATGAAAAATCTTCTACATATAGCATAAAGGCAGATTTTGAGTGA
- a CDS encoding YkgJ family cysteine cluster protein codes for MSELLKKEGFNFAFDPKGCDSCKGNCCIGESGYIWINAQEIQALAFYLNLPVEELKIRYLNKIGYKYSIKEVKLGSNNFACCFFNLEKKQCSIYPVRPMQCRTFPFWDYFKENEEEVYKECPAIKNL; via the coding sequence TTGAGTGAATTATTAAAAAAAGAAGGATTTAATTTTGCATTTGATCCAAAGGGCTGTGACTCTTGTAAGGGAAATTGTTGTATAGGAGAAAGTGGATATATTTGGATTAATGCTCAAGAGATTCAAGCTTTAGCTTTTTATCTAAATTTACCAGTTGAAGAATTAAAAATTAGATATTTAAATAAAATAGGTTATAAATATAGCATAAAAGAGGTAAAATTAGGTTCAAATAATTTTGCTTGCTGTTTTTTTAATTTAGAAAAAAAACAGTGTTCAATTTATCCCGTAAGACCGATGCAATGTAGAACTTTCCCTTTTTGGGATTATTTTAAAGAAAATGAAGAAGAGGTTTATAAAGAGTGTCCAGCTATAAAAAATCTTTAA